A stretch of the Aspergillus puulaauensis MK2 DNA, chromosome 6, nearly complete sequence genome encodes the following:
- a CDS encoding uncharacterized protein (COG:C;~EggNog:ENOG410PJ9J;~InterPro:IPR015590,IPR029510,IPR016161,IPR016162, IPR016163;~PFAM:PF00171;~go_function: GO:0016491 - oxidoreductase activity [Evidence IEA];~go_function: GO:0016620 - oxidoreductase activity, acting on the aldehyde or oxo group of donors, NAD or NADP as acceptor [Evidence IEA];~go_process: GO:0055114 - oxidation-reduction process [Evidence IEA]): MASLSVQCTAPNGRVWSQPTGLFINNQWVKSATGDKIASINPATATEIASVHAASEKDVDTAVKAARAALNNPSWRDLPGVERGKLMNRLAQLIEDNRETLATIETCDNGKPYTVSRDDDMTETAETIRYYSGYADKIFGQVIGTTPDKFAYTVREPVGVCGQIIPWNFPLSMAAWKLGPALACGNTVVLKPAEQTPLSILFLANLIVEAGFPPGVVNIVNGHGAVAGAALASHMDVDKIAFTGSTATARQIMKMASVNLKNITLETGGKSPLVVFNDADLEQAVEWAHIGIMYNQGQICTATSRILVQDSIYDKFLAAFKAQIKNVSKVGDPFDESTFQGPQVTQAQYDRIMSYVDIGKSEKATLAVGGKPFKGVGNGKGFLFEPTVFTDVTPKMRIYEEEVFGPFCVIARFSTEEEAVQMANDTTYGLGGAVFTTNLTRAHRVAKQIQAGMVWINSSNDSDWRIPFGGVKQSGIGRELGEAGLDAYSSIKAVHVNMKSKL; encoded by the exons ATGGCTTCACTATCTGTGCAATGTACTGCCCCCAACGGCCGCGTCTGGTCTCAGCCCACaggcctcttcatcaacaatcAATGGGTCAAGTCGGCTACTGGTGACAAGATCGCTAGTATCAACCCTGC CACCGCTACAGAAATTGCCTCTGTCCATGCTGCCTCGGAGAAGGATGTTGATACCGCCGTCAAGGCCGCACGCGCCGCACTCAACAACCCAAGCTGGAGGGATCTGCCTGGTGTTGAGCGCGGTAAGCTGATGAACCGCCTGGCGCAACTCATCGAGGACAACCGCGAGACCCTTGCGACTATCGAGACATGCGACAATGGAAAGCCATATACCGTTTCGCGCGACGATGATATGACCGAGACTGCTGAGACTATCCGCTACTACAGTGGATATGCGGACAAAATCTTTGGACAGGTTATTGGCACTACGCCAGACAAGTTTGCCTACACTGTGCGGGAACCGGTTGGCGTTTGTGGCCAGATTATCCC ATGGAACTTCCCTCTCTCTATGGCTGCTTGGAAACTTGGCCCTGCCCTTGCGTGTGGTAATACAGTCGTCCTGAAACCCGCTGAACAAACCCCCCTCTCTATCCTTTTCCTTGCCAATCTTATTGTGGAAGCTGGCTTCCCCCCTGGCGTTGTGAATATCGTCAACGGCCATGGTGCCGTGGCTGGTGCAGCCCTTGCCTCGCACATGGATGTTGACAAGATCGCGTTCACTGGTAGCACAGCTACCGCAAGGCAAAtcatgaagatggccagtGTCAATCTCAAGAACATCACTCTTGAAACCGGCGGCAAGAGCCCCCTGGTCGTCTTCAACGACGCCGATCTTGAGCAGGCTGTCGAGTGGGCGCATATCGGTATCATGTACAACCAGGGACAGATTTGCACGGCGACTTCGCGTATCCTCGTTCAGGATAGTATCTACGATAAATTTCTCGCGGCATTCAAAGCCCAGATCAAGAATGTCTCGAAAGTCGGCGACCCCTTCGACGAGTCTACTTTCCAGGGTCCCCAGGTCACGCAGGCCCAGTACGACCGTATCATGTCATATGTTGATATCGGCAAGTCCGAGAAGGCTACGCTTGCGGTCGGCGGTAAGCCGTTCAAGGGTGTCGGTAATGGCAAAGGATTCCTCTTCGAGCCTACCGTCTTCACGGACGTTACCCCCAAGATGCGAATttacgaggaggaggttttCGGTCCTTTCTGCGTGATTGCGCGCTTCAGcactgaggaagaggccgTTCAGATGGCCAACGATACTACCTATGGTCTCGGCGGTGCCGTGTTCACCACTAACCTCACCCGCGCCCATCGTGTCGCGAAGCAGATCCAGGCGGGTATGGTCTGGATTAACTCTAGCAATGATAGCGACTGGCGGATTCCGTTTGGGGGTGTCAAGCAGAGTGGTATTGGTCGGGAGCTGGGTGAGGCTGGCCTGGACGCCTATTCCTCCATCAAGGCTGTTCATGTCAATATGAAGTCCAAGCTCTAG
- a CDS encoding uncharacterized protein (COG:E;~EggNog:ENOG410PWKQ;~InterPro:IPR002293,IPR004840;~PFAM:PF13520,PF00324;~TransMembrane:12 (i34-53o65-87i115-144o164-182i194-216o242-266i278-304o324-342i383-401o407-430i450-468o480-498i);~go_component: GO:0016020 - membrane [Evidence IEA];~go_component: GO:0016021 - integral component of membrane [Evidence IEA];~go_function: GO:0022857 - transmembrane transporter activity [Evidence IEA];~go_process: GO:0006865 - amino acid transport [Evidence IEA];~go_process: GO:0055085 - transmembrane transport [Evidence IEA]) produces the protein MEVESETWKPTEQQIQDAQDLADFGHGQTLERKFNLWSMLALAFCVLGTWSTFAQDLSDGLINGGPISILWGLALVTFCNTCVAVSLGEICSSMPTALGQAYWIFRLWSSPLGRFVSYICAWINVFGWWTLAASQVAFMTNFILGMKVMFDESWTGASQGWLEFVVYIGCVFVLTLINVVGCRRDNFLPWLNNFVGVWFLGLFLVFCLALLISVAIKPGLSYQPASFVFAKWINQTGWSDGVVWFMGLVQAAYGLTAFDAVIHMVEEIPAPRKNAPRVIYFAVLSGAISGFILMMVCLFCIQEVNTVINAPSGLPFMTLVQETVGLNGAAVLISLFIMNGLGQSISIVTTASRLTWGFARDGGLPCSQYLCYVDPIWKAPVRALWFQGVLIALVGILFLFAETVLTAILSVSTIALTISYGLPILTVLWVGRDQLPPGGQFRLGKMGVPAYCVSLVYCVITSIFFFFPTVPNPPGGEMNYAIAVFGVMLVIAVAFWFIQGNRTYLKTEESSIAMVIQAQEQANNESPVSEQ, from the exons ATGGAAGTGGAATCCGAGACCTGGAAGCCCACCGAGCAACAAATCCAAGATGCCCAAGATCTGGCGGACTTTGGTCACGGCCAGACTCTCGAGCGTAAATTCAACCTATGGAGTATGCTAGCCCTAGCATTCTGCGTTCTGGGAACATGGTCAACCTTCGCACAAGACTTGTCTGATGGCCTCATCAATGGCGGTCCAATCTCCATTCTCTGGGGCCTTGCCCTGGTGACATTCTGCAATACATGCGTGGCAGTTTCTCTTGGAGAAATCTGTAGCAGCATGCCAACAGCACTGGGACAAGCCTACTGGATCTTCCGCTTATGGAGCAGCCCCCTGGGCCGCTTCGTCTCCTATATCTGCGCTTGGATCAATGTTTTTGGATGGTGGACTCTTGCTGCCTCCCAAGTTGCATTCATGACCAACTTTATCCTCGGGATGAAAGTGATGTTCGATGAGAGCTGGACTGGCGCATCCCAAGGGTGGCTTGAGTTTGTTGTCTATATTGGATGCGTGTTCGTCCTTACATTGATCAATGTCGTTGGCTGTCGCCGGGATAACTTCCTCCCCTGGCTCAACAATTTCGTGGGAGTGTGGTTCTTGGGActcttcttggtcttctgtCTAGCCCTTCTTATTTCCGTGGCCATCAAGCCAGGCCTGTCGTACCAGCCAGCCTCGTTTGTCTTTGCGAAATGGATCAACCAGACAGGGTGGTCGGATGGGGTTGTGTGGTTTATGGGACTGGTGCAAGCCGC TTATGGCTTGACTGCATTCGATGCGGTGATTCacatggtcgaggagatccCAGCCCCTCGAAAGAACGCCCCCAGAGTTATCTACTTCGCCGTGCTCTCCGGTGCAATCAGCGGCTTCATCTTGATGATGGTGTGCCTTTTCTGTATTCAGGAGGTGAATACTGTCATAAACGCGCCAAGTGGTCTGCCGTTCATGACATTAGTCCAAGAGACCGTTGGGCTGAACGGCGCCGCTGTGCTCATCTCCCTATTCATCATGAACGGTCTTGGTCAGAGCATTAGTATCGTAACCACTGCATCTCGCCTCACCTGGGGATTTGCCCGTGACGGCGGACTGCCATGCAGTCAATATCTTTGCTATGTTGATCCCATCTGGAAGGCCCCCGTTCGCGCCTTATGGTTCCAAGGCGTTCTGATCGCCCTAGTCGGCATCCtattcctcttcgccgaAACCGTCCTGACCGCTATTCTAAGCGTGAGTACCATTGCACTGACCATTTCCTACGGTCTGCCCATCCTGACCGTGCTCTGGGTCGGCCGTGATCAACTTCCACCGGGGGGTCAGTTCCGGCTAGGGAAGATGGGCGTTCCAGCGTACTGTGTCAGCCTGGTTTACTGCGTCATCACGTcaattttcttcttcttccctacTGTCCCCAATCCACCGGGCGGGGAAATGAACTATGCCATCGCGGTCTTTGGCGTGATGCTGGTCATTGCGGTGGCTTTCTGGTTCATTCAGGGGAACCGCACGTATTTGAAAACAGAGGAGTCTTCCATTGCGATGGTCATTCAGGCGCAAGAGCAAGCGAACAATGAAAGCCCCGTTTCTGAACAGTGA
- a CDS encoding Zn(II)2Cys6 transcription factor domain-containing protein (COG:S;~EggNog:ENOG410PPVU;~InterPro:IPR036864,IPR001138;~PFAM:PF00172;~go_function: GO:0000981 - DNA-binding transcription factor activity, RNA polymerase II-specific [Evidence IEA];~go_function: GO:0008270 - zinc ion binding [Evidence IEA];~go_process: GO:0006355 - regulation of transcription, DNA-templated [Evidence IEA]), with product MASSDDKKKDTGSANPRHRSHRGCWTCKRKRVQCDEARPRCQKCIIRGIVCEGYEIRLRWVAGIASRGRYNGAEKPVKEFIPPPPKRRRRVRGKREKKEEGDRQGQPDLVASSFSPDQSPSQSVSPRATVNILNEAYGQDPKDTIGITKYFELPASAQERFERDNSALFGGNQQLATVQYTEPALSGAHQ from the exons ATGGCGTCATCAGATgataagaaaaaagacaCTGGCAGTGCCAATCCTCGTCACCGATCGCATAGAGGTTGTTGGACGTGCAAGCGAAAACGCGTTCAGTGCGACGAGGCTCGACCCCGTTGTCAGAAATGTATTATCCGTGGAATCGTATGCGAAGGCTATGAGATTAGACTGCGTTGGGTTGCTGGCATTGCTTCCAGGGGCCGGTACAATGGAGCAGAGAAGCCGGTGAAAGAGTTTATTCCACCCCCTCCGAAACGACGACGGCGTGTTCGCGgcaagagagagaaaaaagaggaaGGCGATCGTCAGGGCCAGCCGGATCTTGTCGCATCTAGCTTCAGCCCTG ATCAAAGTCCAAGTCAGTCGGTTAGCCCTCGGGCGACGGTGAATATATTAAATGAGGCGTACGGGCAAGACCCCAAAGACACTATCGGCATTACGAAATATTTCGAGCTACCTGCTTCAGCACAGGAGAGATTTGAACGAGATAATTCGGCTTTATTCGGTGGAAATCAACAGCTGGCCACGGTCCAATACACCGAGCCCGCCTTGTCTGGGGCCCACCAGTAA
- a CDS encoding uncharacterized protein (COG:S;~EggNog:ENOG410PTEQ;~TransMembrane:1 (o136-159i)), producing the protein MPSTTTTASASACTGAAMYELPIKDAACGTPNNKDKDYESLFSSCAAPAAVRTYHDDCALFAPALDQSIQSLTDCLYDAGVKWEDVWCTGNTSASASGTAYPTATATSKGASSSTDTSTKATETGADTNGATSGRAWLSGAVVWGLLGLQAVGAGMVVFF; encoded by the coding sequence AtgccctccaccaccacaacggCTTCCGCCTCCGCCTGTACCGGCGCCGCAATGTACGAGCTCCCAATAAAAGACGCCGCGTGCGGCACCccaaacaacaaagacaAAGACTACGAGTCCCTCTTCTCTAGCTGCGCCGCCCCCGCGGCCGTCCGCACCTACCATGATGACTGTGCCCTCTTTGCGCCTGCACTGGACCAGTCCATCCAGAGTCTCACTGACTGTCTCTACGACGCCGGTGTCAAGTGGGAGGATGTTTGGTGCACAGGAAACACCAGTGCCTCTGCATCTGGGACGGCATATCCTACTGCCACTGCGACATCCAAGGGGGCGTCTAGCTCCACTGATACTTCTACCAAAGCGACAGAGACGGGGGCGGATACGAATGGGGCGACATCTGGTCGCGCATGGCTTTCTGGGGCTGTTGTTTGGGGGTTACTGGGGCTTCaggctgttggtgctgggatGGTCGTGTTTTTTTAG
- a CDS encoding uncharacterized protein (InterPro:IPR024206,IPR009101;~PFAM:PF11410;~SECRETED:SignalP(1-18)) — translation MRFFFISTVLLGAAFAQAKLPAGAPCKKDGSLGVCTSGLCVQTPNQAQGVCK, via the exons ATGCGATTCTTCTTTATCtccaccgtcctcctcggAGCCGCTTTTGCTCAAGCCAAG CTTCCCGCTGGTGCACCCTGCAAGAAAGATGGAAGCTTGGGTGTTTGCACATCAGGACTTTGTGTG CAAACCCCTAACCAGGCTCAAGGGGTGTGCAAGTGA
- a CDS encoding Zn(II)2Cys6 transcription factor (COG:S;~EggNog:ENOG410PPS4;~InterPro:IPR036864,IPR021858,IPR001138;~PFAM:PF00172,PF11951;~go_function: GO:0000981 - DNA-binding transcription factor activity, RNA polymerase II-specific [Evidence IEA];~go_function: GO:0008270 - zinc ion binding [Evidence IEA];~go_process: GO:0006355 - regulation of transcription, DNA-templated [Evidence IEA]), with translation MDLTRHLEDSSVRPENVAARAPKRPRMKAPKSRRGCSRCKQRHIKCDESHPACNNCANIGRQCPGFQKELRWSKKYERAGKSPSLGTAEQNLNGPPTSIASIEQVDDRSNEAHCIPQDVFNSWSVDTDPSILPFLDSSVFLHGINTLVAENTASDSATANLTPSNALDTTSPGILRTPTHLPTMLIEHWFGSICPMWSAFDSAVSYNRQLAWSSWTSSKAVFYTMQAMSAAYLSVTMPRFCETLSSLSSLAVAAINEEIRLVRISQTPKVKYDLIYAVFTLGNSIHSTASTISENPWLEPARELLSLWTLDMSLSDIPIHSYFCQALTYWEMLLAARGCGSVPAKLAKKRQRYYAHIQQAMGLANYSNNNNTVAQDSTLYGQEQAPLGTGTRPNSWSGVSSEVIDVFGQVLALCHNAHHHSKDQGQNQSQSINANTATASLCDISLAHELQRGLLDMDFESLILMDEVQGFPVQTEDENTPTAHLLQTAEAYRQAALLQLHLAFQDLPVTPQNTVDGLTDAYPGGSMYDMAVQSHQSRNEHILAMALGLVNIIERVPSQSGATSIHLMLYLSAATGLKVEASDGCHGSYGVASMDIVIPGSTLEVSRARQVILARLDGLRQTLPHRRVDSTIEFVKDIWKQYDTQESPARSVVYWLDIMARKGSTVTLW, from the exons ATGGACTTGACAAGACACCTTGAAGATTCTTCCGTTCGACCAGAGAATGTCGCAGCGCGCGCCCCCAAGCGACCTCGCATGAAGGCACCCAAGTCGCGGCGCGGCTGCTCACGGTGCAAGCAGAGACAT ATTAAATGCGACGAGAGCCACCCGGCCTGCAATAACTGCGCGAATATCGGCCGTCAGTGCCCGGGGTTCCAAAAGGAACTGCGCTGGTCGAAAAAGTATGAGCGGGCTGGGAAATCACCATCTCTGGGCACTGCAGAGCAAAACCTGAATGGTCCTCCTACTTCCATAGCCTCAATAGAGCAGGTCGACGACAGGAGTAATGAAGCTCATTGCATTCCGCAAGACGTCTTCAACTCCTGGAGTGTCGACACCGATCCCAGCATACTGCCCTTCTTGGACTCCAGCGTATTCCTACATGGAATTAATACTTTGGTAGCAGAGAATACGGCGTCGGATAGTGCCACTGCGAACTTGACTCCGTCCAATGCTTTGGATACAACAAGCCCCGGGATACTACGCACCCCTACCCATCTACCAACGATGTTGATCGAGCATTGGTTTGGGTCCATTTGCCCCATGTGGTCTGCCTTTGACTCGGCCGTGAGTTACAATCGCCAGCTGGCTTGGAGCTCCTGGACCTCCTCAAAGGCCGTCTTCTATACAATGCAGGCCATGTCCGCGGCCTACCTCTCGGTCACCATGCCGCGCTTTTGCGAGACTCTATCCTCACTCAGCTCCTTGGCGGTTGCAGCTATCAATGAGGAAATCCGCTTAGTCCGCATATCCCAGACACCAAAGGTCAAGTACGACCTTATTTACGCGGTATTCACACTGGGGAACTCAATCCATTCCACCGCCTCGACAATCTCCGAGAATCCATGGCTGGAGCCGGCTCGCGAATTGCTGTCGTTATGGACACTCGACATGTCGCTCTCAGACATACCAATCCATTCGTATTTCTGCCAGGCCCTGACGTATTGGGAGATGCTCCTCGCCGCGCGGGGCTGTGGATCTGTCCCTGCAAAGCTGGCGAAGAAGCGACAGCGATATTATGCGCACATTCAACAGGCGATGGGGTTGGCTAACTATAGCAATAATAACAACACGGTTGCCCAAGACTCAACTCTGTACGGACAGGAACAGGCTCCACtaggaacaggaacaagacCTAACTCATGGTCGGGAGTTTCGAGTGAGGTTATTGATGTTTTCGGTCAGGTCCTAGCGTTATGCCATAACGCACATCACCACAGCAAAGACCAAGGCCAaaaccaaagccaaagcatcAACGCGAACACGGCAACTGCCAGTCTGTGCGACATATCGCTGGCCCACGAATTACAAAGAGGCCTGTTAGATATGGACTTCGAATCGCTGATTCTCATGGACGAAGTCCAGGGATTTCCCGTCCAGACGGAAGACGAGAATACACCAACAGCCCATCTGCTGCAGACCGCCGAGGCGTATCGTCAGGCTGCCTTGTTGCAGCTCCATTTGGCATTCCAAGATCTGCCGGTAACCCCGCAGAATACAGTCGACGGGCTGACAGATGCCTATCCTGGCGGTAGTATGTATGATATGGCCGTGCAAAGCCACCAATCTCGAAACGAACATATTCTTGCAATGGCTCTGGGCTTGGTCAATATCATAGAACGTGTTCCTAGTCAGTCGGGGGCGACGTCTATTCATCTAATGCTCTATCTTTCTGCCGCGACGGGGCTTAAGGTTGAAGCATCCGATGGATGTCACGGAAGCTATGGTGTGGCTAGCATGGATATAGTCATTCCTGGATCAACCTTGGAAGTATCGCGAGCGAGACAGGTCATTCTCGCACGGCTCGATGGCCTCCGACAGACGCTCCCTCATAGGAGGGTAGATAGTACGATTGAGTTTGTAAAGGATATTTGGAAGCAGTATGATACGCAGGAGTCGCCGGCTCGCAGTGTCGTTTATTGGTTGGATATCATGGCCAGGAAGGGCTCTACAGTGACACTATGGTGA
- a CDS encoding uncharacterized protein (COG:T,Z;~EggNog:ENOG410PV38;~InterPro:IPR036409,IPR001303;~PFAM:PF00596), whose protein sequence is MTSTQTQTVQKGPATEVADTRQQKTPLQLISQGVSLPGIPRHPTFAAQRKWILEQMALAFRVFARKDYTDGMAGHISVRDPENPHTFWTNPLAVHFGILKASDMILVNYEGVPIGGNMSLPANAAGFFIHSAVHKARPDVDAACHTHSPHGMAWSAFGRPLEMLTQDAAYLYGDAQAVYKDFGGVVLTEEEGNKIGDALGAKGKGMILQNHGLLTVGSTVSEACFLMTLMERACQCQLLAEAAEANGLKKVYIPEESARYTFENSSDAETLYWEGQPDLQFEEYMSKGEHRE, encoded by the exons ATGACTTCAACACAGACACAGACCGTGCAAAAGGGCCCTGCCACTGAGGTCGCTGACACGCGCCAACAAAAGACACCATTACAATTAATTTCCCAAGGTGTCAGCCTGCCTGGAATCCCACGGCATCCGACTTTCGCTGCTCAGCGGAAATGGATTCTAGAGCAAATGGCACTTGCATTCAGGGTGTTTGCACGAAAGGACTATACTGATGGGATGGCCGGGCACATTTCTGTCCGCGATCCCGAGAACCCTCACACATTTTGGACG AACCCACTGGCTGTGCACTTTGGGATATTAAAGGCGAGCGATATGATCCTGGTCAACTACGAGGGTGTCCCAATTGGAG GCAATATGAGCCTACCAGCTAATGCTGCCGGGTTTTTCATTCACAGTGCGGTGCATAAAGCCAGACCTGATGTCGATGCTGCCTGCCACACCCATAGTCCGCATGGAATGGCATGGAGTGCTTTCGGTCGACCACTGGAAATGTTAACGCAGGACGCTGCTTACCTCTACGGCGATGCGCAGGCTGTTTATAAG GATTTCGGAGGCGTTGTGctcacagaagaagagggcaATAAAATCGGAGATGCTCTGG GAGCGAAAGGAAAAGGCATGATCCTACAGAACCACGGTCTCCTAACAGTAGGATCCACAGTCTCGGAGGCCTGCTTCTTGATGACCCTCATGGAGCGTGCCTGTCAGTGCCAGCTACTTGCCGAGGCTGCCGAAGCAAATGGCCTGAAAAAGGTGTATATCCCGGAGGAGAGTGCAAGATATACGTTTGAGAATTCGAGTGATGCCGAAACGCTGTATTGGGAGGGTCAGCCAGACCTCCAGTTTGAGGAATACATGAGCAAGGGGGAACATCGGGAGTGA
- a CDS encoding uncharacterized protein (COG:I;~EggNog:ENOG410PFA3;~InterPro:IPR003819;~PFAM:PF02668;~go_function: GO:0016491 - oxidoreductase activity [Evidence IEA];~go_process: GO:0055114 - oxidation-reduction process [Evidence IEA]) produces MHVRVQHAYTTRKVEVDTPSDSVKITWNNDLAGYGEDHVTTLKLTSLQDMTQSGRTPGSHKDTFPPHELWTEKALNLPDYDYDRYMKDDRFLYQLVNQLRTDGLAFVTNVPGLEESLATIATRIGPVKDTFYGYTWDVRTVPEAINAAYTSHDLGFHTDLLYFHQPPHVQLLHCIQSASSGGASVFADAYKAAVDLFYTDMEAFDTLASVPVNYHYNHPDSNVYHTTKPVIDLCPLQIGSSVYTRFQDFANAMELYRGGQGDKYWKTKLLVDCLQKINWCPPFLAPFSNHDQLAIELEAGPSTQSQSPVSALNNKVEKWHQAACKFNALLQRPEYLYERKMNPGECVLFDNTRTLHSRRAFDMQDVGKPRWLRGTYVDKDPYLSKLRVLQNRFG; encoded by the exons ATGCATGTGCGTGTCCAGCATGCGTACACGA CTCGAAAGGTTGAGGTCGACACGCCATCTGACTCTGTGAAGATTACGTGGAACAATGATTTGGCAGGATACGGAGAGGACCATGTCACGACGCTGAAACTCACGTCGCTTCAGGATATGACACAGTCCGGTCGTACTCCTGGCTCGCACAAAGATACATTTCCACCCCATGAACTATGGACCGAAAAAGCCCTGAACCTCCCGGATTACGACTACGACCGCTATATGAAAGATGACAGGTTCCTCTATCAACTCGTCAACCAGCTCCGTACTGATGGGTTGGCTTTTGTCACCAACGTGCCTGGTCTCGAAGAGTCTCTCGCCACTATAGCAACCCGTATTGGGCCGGTGAAGGATACCTTCTACGGCTACACGTGGGATG TGCGCACCGTCCCGGAAGCAATCAACGCCGCATACACGTCGCACGATTTGGGCTTCCACACGGACTTGCTATACTTCCACCAGCCACCGCACGTCCAGCTTCTCCACTGCATCCAGTCTGCCTCTTCAGGAGGCGCCAGCGTATTTGCCGATGCATACAAGGCAGCGGTTGACCTGTTTTATACGGATATGGAGGCATTCGATACCCTAGCCTCAGTTCCTGTGAACTACCACTACAACCATCCGGACTCGAATGTATACCACACAACGAAACCTGTCATTGACCTATGTCCTCTCCAAATCGGCAGTTCTGTTTATACGCGCTTCCAGGACTTTGCGAACGCAATGGAGCTTTATCGTGGGGGCCAAGGGGACAAGTACTGGAAGACAAAGCTCCTAGTCGACTGCCTGCAAAAGATCAACTGGTGCCCGCCATTCCTGGCTCCATTCTCGAACCACGATCAGCTAGCAATTGAGCTGGAGGCTGGACCTTCTACACAGTCGCAGTCACCGGTTTCAGCATTAAACAACAAGGTTGAGAAATGGCACCAAGCGGCTTGCAAATTCAACGCGCTCTTGCAGCGCCCGGAATATTTATATGAGCGGAAAATGAATCCGGGAGAATGTGTTCTGTTTGATAATACGAGGACTCTTCATTCTCGGCGGGCGTTTGATATGCAGGATGTGGGTAAGCCTCGGTGGTTGAGGGGGACTTATGTAGATAAGGACCCCTATCTCAGTAAACTCCGTGTTTTGCAGAACAGGTTCGGATAG
- a CDS encoding uncharacterized protein (COG:S;~EggNog:ENOG410PX7M;~InterPro:IPR004235,IPR032710;~PFAM:PF02982;~go_function: GO:0030411 - scytalone dehydratase activity [Evidence IEA];~go_process: GO:0006582 - melanin metabolic process [Evidence IEA]) translates to MIGQPCFPDMGSDAFMSMMKSPDLVGDPLIHTQHLLGGVSYEYISEDEITAIHQICAAHQRYSDDTFATVAYQAHGYGKIQHWYKRLGGTWKLAGLRPEMYWSENELSKIFPRQGLAS, encoded by the coding sequence ATGATCGGCCAGCCCTGCTTCCCGGATATGGGATCCGACGCGTTCATGTCCATGATGAAGTCCCCAGACCTCGTGGGAGACCCTCTCATCCACACCCAGCACCTTCTCGGCGGTGTCTCGTACGAGTATATCTCCGAAGACGAGATTACAGCCATTCATCAAATCTGCGCTGCGCACCAGCGCTACTCCGACGATACTTTTGCTACGGTGGCGTACCAGGCCCACGGCTATGGGAAGATACAGCACTGGTACAAGAGACTTGGGGGGACTTGGAAACTTGCTGGATTGCGCCCGGAAATGTACTGGAGTGAGAATGAGCTTTCTAAGATTTTCCCGCGGCAGGGCTTAGCTTCGTGA